In Desulfomonile tiedjei DSM 6799, a genomic segment contains:
- a CDS encoding V4R domain-containing protein, whose translation MFKEDRTTSHFRWEDLGNIDQGRPNLGPTTLVAVYRLMQYTMRDVLIVEYDPQAASQILVKAGKLAGSEFCKSVLNVKLEFNEFIADLQEKLKLLRIGILRIEKADLEKMEFVLTVDEDLDCSGLPLKGETVCDYDEGFIAGVLDTYTGKEFEVREIDCWASGERTCRFSVNLKS comes from the coding sequence ATGTTCAAAGAAGACAGGACAACCAGTCACTTCCGGTGGGAAGACTTGGGTAACATAGACCAAGGAAGGCCGAACCTTGGCCCCACTACCCTCGTAGCTGTCTATAGACTGATGCAGTACACTATGAGGGACGTCCTGATTGTCGAATATGATCCGCAGGCTGCCAGCCAAATCCTCGTAAAGGCCGGCAAGTTGGCTGGCTCGGAATTCTGCAAAAGTGTTCTTAACGTTAAACTCGAATTCAATGAGTTTATTGCCGATCTTCAAGAAAAGCTGAAGCTGCTTAGAATTGGAATTCTCAGAATCGAAAAGGCTGATCTTGAGAAGATGGAATTTGTTTTGACCGTTGATGAAGACTTGGATTGTTCGGGACTCCCTTTGAAGGGCGAAACGGTTTGCGATTACGATGAAGGATTCATCGCAGGAGTACTGGATACGTATACAGGCAAGGAATTCGAGGTCAGAGAAATAGACTGCTGGGCCTCAGGGGAAAGAACCTGCAGGTTTTCTGTAAACTTGAAGAGCTAG
- a CDS encoding sigma-54 dependent transcriptional regulator, translating into MNIGKHILVVDDEKRNRNLLQAMLKSLGYSSEVASNGTEALAMLDMSFDLVLLDVMMPGMDGFEVTRRIRSSQDCSDIPIVMVTVLTNKRDRLEAVGAGANDFISKPVDKVELKVRMESLLKMKAAQDEIKRHRADLEVIVEKRTAALAESEERLRAIFEAAQDCIFVQNSSLQYTHVNPAVERLFGKPAADLVELTDEDLFGEEAGRHNREVAERVLRGETVEEERTRLVNGIPTTFLEIKVPIRNASGRINGLCGILRNITDRKDVQTRLHRIVPDRPTSEAMRQTIDKALLVAETDSTVLLAGESGSGKDHLARFIHEHSKRADGPYFTINCAALARELAESELFGHEAGAFTGATRRKRGLLELAEGGTLLLNEIGELPLSLQAKLLTFLDTRTFSRVGGEKTIRVSARLIAATNRDLEKEISEGRFRADLFHRLNVYSVFVPPLRQRIEDIPILARKLMQELTSEMQLDRTPEIDSVAMRKLCRYSWPGNVRELRNVLERSLILSRGGQLKIDLVEDEAFHDEVSQTDWTWTATFPLRESLTNMANDLKRSLIEQALEKCSGKRTEAARLLKISRDSLKRQMKTLGFYSPDHEHRVRVSPRNKVL; encoded by the coding sequence ATGAACATTGGGAAACATATACTCGTGGTAGACGACGAGAAGCGCAACCGAAATCTGTTGCAAGCTATGCTGAAGTCTCTTGGGTACTCGTCCGAGGTGGCTTCCAACGGAACCGAGGCTTTGGCAATGCTAGATATGAGCTTCGATCTGGTACTCTTGGACGTGATGATGCCCGGAATGGATGGATTTGAAGTGACTCGACGTATTCGGAGCTCCCAGGATTGCTCTGACATACCGATCGTCATGGTCACCGTTCTTACAAACAAACGAGACCGATTGGAGGCGGTGGGAGCTGGTGCAAACGACTTCATCTCCAAACCTGTTGACAAGGTTGAGTTGAAGGTTCGCATGGAGTCCCTGCTTAAGATGAAGGCTGCTCAGGATGAGATCAAGCGACACCGAGCCGACTTGGAGGTCATCGTTGAAAAGCGCACCGCAGCGCTGGCTGAGAGTGAAGAGCGACTTCGGGCCATATTCGAAGCCGCCCAGGATTGCATTTTCGTACAAAACTCAAGCCTTCAATACACGCATGTGAATCCAGCAGTGGAAAGGCTGTTTGGCAAGCCTGCTGCCGATCTCGTGGAATTAACGGATGAGGATCTTTTCGGTGAAGAAGCAGGAAGACATAACAGAGAAGTGGCTGAAAGAGTTCTGCGAGGCGAAACCGTAGAAGAAGAGCGGACGAGACTGGTTAATGGGATACCCACCACGTTCCTGGAAATCAAGGTGCCCATTCGAAACGCATCCGGGAGAATCAACGGGCTGTGCGGCATCCTTCGGAACATTACAGATAGAAAGGACGTGCAGACCAGATTGCATCGAATCGTCCCGGATCGTCCGACTTCCGAAGCCATGCGCCAAACCATTGACAAGGCTTTGCTCGTTGCGGAAACGGACAGCACTGTGCTCCTCGCAGGTGAAAGTGGTAGCGGTAAAGACCACTTGGCTCGCTTCATCCATGAGCATTCAAAACGTGCCGACGGACCGTATTTCACCATCAACTGCGCCGCCCTGGCGCGTGAATTGGCAGAATCCGAGTTGTTCGGACATGAGGCTGGTGCGTTCACCGGGGCAACAAGGCGAAAACGTGGGTTGCTGGAACTTGCCGAGGGGGGAACTCTTTTACTTAACGAGATTGGGGAGCTTCCGCTTTCTTTGCAGGCCAAGCTTCTGACCTTTTTGGACACGAGGACGTTCAGTCGAGTTGGGGGAGAGAAGACCATAAGGGTAAGCGCACGCCTGATCGCCGCCACCAACAGAGACCTGGAGAAGGAGATTTCCGAGGGAAGATTCAGGGCTGATCTCTTTCACAGGCTCAATGTGTATTCGGTCTTTGTGCCACCTCTCAGACAGAGGATTGAAGACATCCCGATCCTGGCTCGAAAACTCATGCAGGAGCTAACCTCAGAGATGCAGTTGGACAGAACCCCAGAAATCGATTCAGTGGCGATGCGCAAACTCTGCCGGTATTCCTGGCCCGGGAATGTTCGCGAGCTGCGAAACGTACTTGAAAGATCTCTGATATTGTCTCGAGGCGGACAACTCAAGATCGATTTGGTCGAAGATGAAGCATTCCACGACGAGGTTTCTCAGACTGACTGGACATGGACTGCGACGTTTCCCCTCCGGGAATCGTTGACCAATATGGCGAACGATTTGAAGAGGTCGCTCATAGAGCAAGCACTTGAAAAATGCAGCGGCAAAAGGACCGAGGCAGCTCGCCTTTTAAAAATAAGCAGAGACTCGCTGAAGCGGCAGATGAAAACATTGGGATTCTACTCACCGGACCACGAGCATAGAGTGCGAGTCTCTCCACGTAACAAGGTCTTGTAG
- a CDS encoding response regulator produces MSRPKILVVEDDPVISMLLRNRLAKLGYQIAAIVSTGEEAIALAEKDPPDLVLMDIKLEGPMDGVETACHLRTVLDVPVIYATAFTDEALLARAREAEPLGYLVKPYGEKELRSAIEMALYKNRMERRLKASEARFRNLSEAAPFGISVMAPDTSFEYFNPKFTEIFGYTTDDVSDIDTLFEKAFPDNNYRDRVCSDWRRETLSKGRMGEVEPKNFVVTCKDGTHKMISFRTVILGCGQHIATYQDITAETAAQEEILRAKTQWELTFDAVSDCTMILDEEHRIVRMNRAMCQALKIEQDRALGRNCCEVVHGQTVSPDNCPHAKMLDSSGECQSEVVADRLGGVFDVRISPIRIKDGPIMGSVYTARNITERKRAEDKLRRANDLQQQLLATAATAIFIVDSGGKITEVNNEFCRMTGYSEEEAIGKTCRSFWGDQCKANCALHLPNLGKDIVKVQANFRAKDGRVLTVLKNASMMTNEQGEIVGGIESFIDVTDLIQARMIAEYANQAKTDFLTNMSHELRTPLNAIIGFSELLLDHSAGEINDEQSLYLGDVLDSAHYLLDLINGILDLAKVEAGKMELEASELQVVQLIEHSLTMIREKATKHGLSISLNVDCGLEDLEIQADEVKLKQIMYNLLSNAAKFTPDGGAISVGLRRTEDEVIVSVTDTGIGLKAEDRERIFQMFEQVDSSYTRSEAGTGIGLALTKSLVNLHGGGIWVESEGEGRGSAFHFTIPIVEPQSNTPNSFLPGPGVYETISSHTNNLSTPSTILAVEDVERNLNLMSAILRKSGHRVIQSRNAEDGLLLAKIEKPDLILMDIELPAMDGLTAVRALKQSPETAAIPVVAVTARAMAADEEECLATGCAAYISKPFDFRVLRQVIRDLLRRTSEG; encoded by the coding sequence ATGTCGAGACCTAAGATACTTGTCGTGGAAGACGACCCTGTGATCTCCATGCTGCTCAGGAATCGCCTTGCAAAGTTAGGCTATCAAATTGCAGCGATAGTAAGTACTGGCGAGGAAGCAATCGCCCTCGCGGAAAAGGATCCGCCGGACCTGGTGTTGATGGATATCAAACTTGAGGGACCGATGGACGGCGTTGAAACAGCGTGCCACTTGCGGACCGTCTTGGATGTTCCGGTGATCTATGCGACTGCGTTCACGGACGAGGCTCTTCTGGCGAGGGCTCGAGAGGCTGAACCCCTCGGTTACCTTGTCAAGCCTTACGGGGAGAAGGAGCTGCGAAGCGCCATAGAGATGGCTCTCTACAAGAACCGGATGGAACGGAGACTTAAGGCAAGTGAAGCAAGATTTAGGAACTTAAGCGAGGCCGCTCCTTTTGGCATATCAGTCATGGCCCCTGACACTAGTTTTGAATATTTCAACCCTAAGTTCACTGAGATATTTGGCTATACGACTGATGACGTTTCCGACATCGACACATTGTTCGAAAAGGCTTTTCCAGACAACAATTATCGAGACAGAGTCTGCTCAGATTGGAGAAGGGAGACTCTAAGCAAGGGCCGGATGGGCGAGGTTGAACCAAAAAACTTCGTCGTCACATGCAAAGATGGAACCCACAAGATGATTAGTTTTCGGACGGTCATCCTTGGATGTGGTCAGCACATCGCTACCTATCAGGATATAACGGCGGAAACGGCTGCCCAAGAGGAGATCCTCCGAGCTAAAACACAGTGGGAGCTGACATTCGATGCGGTGTCCGACTGCACAATGATATTGGATGAGGAACACAGGATTGTTCGCATGAACCGCGCCATGTGTCAGGCTCTCAAAATCGAACAAGACCGAGCCCTCGGGCGGAATTGCTGTGAGGTCGTGCATGGCCAAACGGTTTCCCCAGACAATTGCCCGCACGCCAAAATGCTTGATAGTTCTGGCGAATGTCAGTCCGAAGTGGTGGCAGATAGGCTCGGGGGAGTTTTCGACGTTCGAATTTCGCCAATACGTATAAAGGACGGCCCGATCATGGGATCCGTATACACGGCACGCAACATAACAGAGCGCAAGCGAGCCGAAGACAAATTGCGACGAGCAAATGACCTTCAGCAGCAGCTCCTAGCCACAGCCGCCACCGCGATCTTTATTGTGGACTCTGGCGGTAAGATCACAGAAGTAAACAACGAGTTTTGTCGAATGACCGGATATAGCGAAGAAGAAGCAATCGGCAAAACATGTCGCAGTTTTTGGGGCGACCAGTGCAAAGCTAACTGTGCACTTCATCTACCGAATCTCGGCAAAGATATCGTCAAAGTACAAGCCAACTTCAGAGCAAAGGATGGACGCGTTCTGACTGTGCTTAAAAATGCCTCGATGATGACAAATGAACAAGGAGAAATAGTTGGAGGGATAGAATCATTCATCGATGTCACTGATCTCATACAAGCACGTATGATTGCAGAGTATGCAAACCAAGCGAAAACGGATTTTCTGACCAATATGAGCCACGAGCTGCGAACGCCCTTGAATGCCATCATTGGTTTTTCAGAGCTATTGCTGGATCATTCAGCAGGCGAAATCAATGACGAGCAGTCGCTTTACCTTGGAGATGTCCTCGACAGCGCCCATTATTTGCTCGATCTCATCAACGGAATTCTGGACCTGGCAAAAGTTGAGGCTGGCAAGATGGAGCTGGAAGCCTCCGAATTGCAGGTCGTTCAGTTGATAGAGCACAGCCTCACGATGATTAGAGAAAAAGCCACGAAACATGGGCTATCGATCAGCCTTAATGTCGACTGCGGGCTCGAAGACCTGGAGATTCAGGCGGACGAGGTCAAACTGAAACAGATCATGTATAACCTTCTGTCTAACGCTGCCAAGTTTACGCCGGACGGCGGTGCAATTTCAGTGGGCCTCCGCAGGACAGAGGACGAAGTAATCGTAAGTGTGACAGACACCGGAATCGGCTTGAAGGCTGAGGATCGAGAGCGAATTTTCCAGATGTTTGAGCAGGTGGATTCATCATATACAAGGAGTGAAGCCGGCACCGGTATCGGTTTGGCTTTAACAAAGAGTCTGGTAAATCTTCACGGCGGAGGAATCTGGGTGGAAAGCGAAGGAGAAGGGCGAGGAAGCGCATTTCATTTCACGATTCCAATAGTTGAGCCACAGTCTAACACGCCGAATTCGTTTCTGCCCGGTCCCGGCGTTTACGAAACGATATCCTCGCATACCAATAATCTTTCAACGCCCTCCACAATTCTTGCTGTTGAGGATGTTGAGCGGAACTTGAATCTGATGTCGGCGATCTTACGGAAATCGGGACATCGGGTAATACAGTCCAGAAACGCGGAAGACGGTTTGTTGCTCGCCAAGATAGAAAAGCCCGATCTGATCCTGATGGACATCGAACTCCCCGCGATGGACGGGTTGACCGCTGTCCGAGCTCTCAAGCAGTCGCCGGAGACCGCTGCCATTCCCGTAGTAGCGGTCACTGCCCGCGCGATGGCTGCTGATGAAGAAGAATGCCTGGCTACCGGGTGTGCGGCCTACATTTCGAAGCCCTTTGACTTTCGCGTGTTGAGGCAGGTGATTCGTGACCTCTTGAGGAGAACCTCGGAAGGATAG